The proteins below come from a single Sander lucioperca isolate FBNREF2018 chromosome 20, SLUC_FBN_1.2, whole genome shotgun sequence genomic window:
- the cfap94 gene encoding protein CASC1 isoform X5, with amino-acid sequence MRICFYGYLDAVELFCFSMPPKKGKSSKGGKLNKAQKAKQQQEEEERRLQEEEEARLQAEKEERERLERERKEKEQERLELKDQERREDELNELRHLLEENHTAVTTWKTDAVEKAKWERYMHCDGIPDPAVQQDLNTYISLWRDDPEVNITLVLKQCHLTLQLMEELEALLRDVTDPQECYKYQEGLINLQELIHSKHLLTTEEILKMASMNIDTETGNMQTVVKDVNITLCLWANLKKNPRFRDLNFEEAGLGFELPKQLAVSHIAVRLLHTHYDHLSLLARMAHPRMHTPSLRSLAGGEEVPADIDVPEQGETKRTGEVKEDIETQQQRVDEESAASLQSSRNGAQPAEGRVSQIQTQMEALSAVGDLTETPIVQPTMMDRSECIQVVDLMQYTPLGGVFYCDVFHLPPQAHQVNGWEIRQLLDEGLQVFPYPMEKSNLDDNEALTCPPVGVSVTLPDSVVFLEAPQVARWDAAVKQWRMDSITDLSYEEEEAKISFKMDFFQPFVLMQETYANLPFLSWELRPLDQDAALFTVNGALIDLSITIQGNQCMLQLEQERGLSHLIGKWMSGPILQRAMLNAGINIFVNEYTDKYVITCGKDPLTEHAAYEQMALFASACAFTWSKWNAKCGAEHLVTQACEHHGPVPVPKDSWSLYLLGAQRSQKLEITENSEEFSPDYYPGSEFHSTFIHMLQDNMSTDGIARTRESNYRFVDTVQSLLCATRPLMYS; translated from the exons ATGCGCATTTGTTTCTATGGTTACCTGGACGCTGTAGAGCTTTTTTGTTTCAGCATG CCACCCAAGAAAGGAAAG TCATCAAAGGGAGGTAAGCTGAACAAGGCCCAGAAGGCGAAGCAGcagcaagaggaggaggaaagaaggCTGCAAGAGGAAG AGGAAGCACGGCTGCAAGCGGAAaaagaagagagggaaagattggaaagagagagaaaggagaaggaGCAAGAAAGGCTTGAGTTAAAG GACCAGGAGCGCCGAGAAGATGAGTTGAACGAACTCCGCCATCTACTGGAGGAGAATCATACTGCGGTAACCACATGGAAAACTGATGCCGTGGAGAAAGCCAAG TGGGAGAGATACATGCATTGTGATGGCATCCCAGACCCAGCAGTACAGCAGGATCTTAACACATATATCAGCTTATGGAGAGATGACCCAGAGGTCAACATCACACTCGTGCTCAAACAATGTCACCTCACTCTACAG CtgatggaggagctggaggCTCTGCTCAGAGATGTTACAGATCCACAAGAGTGCTACAAGTACCAGGAGGGCCTCATAAACTTGCAGGAGCTAATCCACTCTAAACACCTCCTCACCACTGAGGAGATCCTTAAG ATGGCCAGTATGAACATCGACACTGAGACAGGCAACATGCAGACTGTGGTCAAAGATGTCAACATTACACTGTGTCTCTGGGCTAACCTCAAGAAGAATCCAAG GTTTAGAGATTTAAACTTTGAGGAGGCTGGCCTGGGCTTTGAGCTTCCCAAACAGCTAGCTGTGAGCCATATCGCTGTACGGTTGCTCCACACACATTATGACCACCTGTCCTTGCTGGCCAGGATGGCTCACCCGAGAATGCACACACCCAGCCTCAG GTCTCTTGCAGGTGGTGAGGAGGTTCCAGCAGACATAGATGTACCTGAGCAGGGGGAGACAAAAAGAACGGGGGAGGTGAAGGAAGACATTGAGACCCAGCAGCAGCGAGTGGACGAGGAG AGTGCAGCCAGCCTACAGTCCAGTAGAAACGGTGCCCAGCCTGCAGAAGGCAGAGTGAGCCAGATACAGACACAGATGGAGGCACTCAGCG ctgTGGGGGACTTGACTGAGACTCCCATAGTGCAGCCGACAATGATGGACCGCAGTGAGTGTATCCAGGTTGTGGACTTAATGCAGTACACACCTCTGGGTGGGGTCTTCTACTGTGACGTGTTTCACCTCCCGCCACAAGCCCACCAGGTCAATGGCTGGGAAATTAGACAG CTGTTGGACGAAGGGCTTCAGGTGTTCCCGTACCCTATGGAAAAGTCTAACTTAGATGACAACGAAGCTCTCACCTGCCCTCCTGTCGGTGTGTCTGTGACGCTGCCCGACTCTGTCGTCTTCCTGGAAGCTCCCCAAGTGGCTCGCTGGGATGCTGCAG tgAAGCAGTGGAGGATGGACAGTATCACTGACTTGTCTTATGAGGAAGAAGAGGCCAAAATCTCCTTCAAGATGGACTTCTTCCAGCCCTTTGTGCTGATGCAGGAAACTTATGCCAACCTTCCCTTCCTGAGTTGGGAGCTCAGGCCATTGGACCAAGACGCAGCTCTTTTCACCGTCAACGGGGCACTCATTGACCTCAGTATCACGATCCAG GGTAATCAGTGTATGTTGCAGTTGGAGCAAGAGAGAGGTCTCTCTCACCTCATAGGGAAGTGGATGAGTGGCCCCATCCTGCAGAGAGCCATGCTCAACGCAGGGATCAACATCTTTGTTAATGAGTACACCGACAAATACGTCATCACCTGCGGCAAG GACCCACTTACAGAACATGCTGCCTACGAACAGATGGCCCTCTTCGCCTCTGCCTGCGCTTTCACGTGGAGCAAGTGGAATGCCAAATGTGGAGCTGAGCATTTAGTCACGCAG GCGTGTGAGCACCATGGCCCTGTCCCGGTGCCTAAGGATTCGTGGAGTCTCTACCTGCTGGGTGCTCAGAGGAGTCAGAAGCTGGAAATCACAGAGAACAGTGAGGAATTCTCCCCAGATTATTATCCCGGAAGTGAGTTTCACTCCACCTTCATCCACATGCTCCAGGACAACATGAGCACTGACGGCATAGCCAGGACCAGAGAATCCAATTATCGGTTTGTTGATACAGTACAGAGCCTTCTTTGTGCCACCAGACCACTGATGTATTCATAA
- the cfap94 gene encoding protein CASC1 isoform X4, whose amino-acid sequence MRICFYGYLDAVELFCFSMPPKKGKSSKGGKLNKAQKAKQQQEEEERRLQEEEEARLQAEKEERERLERERKEKEQERLELKDQERREDELNELRHLLEENHTAVTTWKTDAVEKAKWERYMHCDGIPDPAVQQDLNTYISLWRDDPEVNITLVLKQCHLTLQLMEELEALLRDVTDPQECYKYQEGLINLQELIHSKHLLTTEEILKMASMNIDTETGNMQTVVKDVNITLCLWANLKKNPRFRDLNFEEAGLGFELPKQLAVSHIAVRLLHTHYDHLSLLARMAHPRMHTPSLRSLAGGEEVPADIDVPEQGETKRTGEVKEDIETQQQRVDEEVQSIQGFEGRKSAASLQSSRNGAQPAEGRVSQIQTQMEALSAVGDLTETPIVQPTMMDRSECIQVVDLMQYTPLGGVFYCDVFHLPPQAHQVNGWEIRQLLDEGLQVFPYPMEKSNLDDNEALTCPPVGVSVTLPDSVVFLEAPQVARWDAAVKQWRMDSITDLSYEEEEAKISFKMDFFQPFVLMQETYANLPFLSWELRPLDQDAALFTVNGALIDLSITIQGNQCMLQLEQERGLSHLIGKWMSGPILQRAMLNAGINIFVNEYTDKYVITCGKDPLTEHAAYEQMALFASACAFTWSKWNAKCGAEHLVTQACEHHGPVPVPKDSWSLYLLGAQRSQKLEITENSEEFSPDYYPGSEFHSTFIHMLQDNMSTDGIARTRESNYRFVDTVQSLLCATRPLMYS is encoded by the exons ATGCGCATTTGTTTCTATGGTTACCTGGACGCTGTAGAGCTTTTTTGTTTCAGCATG CCACCCAAGAAAGGAAAG TCATCAAAGGGAGGTAAGCTGAACAAGGCCCAGAAGGCGAAGCAGcagcaagaggaggaggaaagaaggCTGCAAGAGGAAG AGGAAGCACGGCTGCAAGCGGAAaaagaagagagggaaagattggaaagagagagaaaggagaaggaGCAAGAAAGGCTTGAGTTAAAG GACCAGGAGCGCCGAGAAGATGAGTTGAACGAACTCCGCCATCTACTGGAGGAGAATCATACTGCGGTAACCACATGGAAAACTGATGCCGTGGAGAAAGCCAAG TGGGAGAGATACATGCATTGTGATGGCATCCCAGACCCAGCAGTACAGCAGGATCTTAACACATATATCAGCTTATGGAGAGATGACCCAGAGGTCAACATCACACTCGTGCTCAAACAATGTCACCTCACTCTACAG CtgatggaggagctggaggCTCTGCTCAGAGATGTTACAGATCCACAAGAGTGCTACAAGTACCAGGAGGGCCTCATAAACTTGCAGGAGCTAATCCACTCTAAACACCTCCTCACCACTGAGGAGATCCTTAAG ATGGCCAGTATGAACATCGACACTGAGACAGGCAACATGCAGACTGTGGTCAAAGATGTCAACATTACACTGTGTCTCTGGGCTAACCTCAAGAAGAATCCAAG GTTTAGAGATTTAAACTTTGAGGAGGCTGGCCTGGGCTTTGAGCTTCCCAAACAGCTAGCTGTGAGCCATATCGCTGTACGGTTGCTCCACACACATTATGACCACCTGTCCTTGCTGGCCAGGATGGCTCACCCGAGAATGCACACACCCAGCCTCAG GTCTCTTGCAGGTGGTGAGGAGGTTCCAGCAGACATAGATGTACCTGAGCAGGGGGAGACAAAAAGAACGGGGGAGGTGAAGGAAGACATTGAGACCCAGCAGCAGCGAGTGGACGAGGAGGTGCAGTCCATCCAAGGCTTTGAAGGGAGGAAG AGTGCAGCCAGCCTACAGTCCAGTAGAAACGGTGCCCAGCCTGCAGAAGGCAGAGTGAGCCAGATACAGACACAGATGGAGGCACTCAGCG ctgTGGGGGACTTGACTGAGACTCCCATAGTGCAGCCGACAATGATGGACCGCAGTGAGTGTATCCAGGTTGTGGACTTAATGCAGTACACACCTCTGGGTGGGGTCTTCTACTGTGACGTGTTTCACCTCCCGCCACAAGCCCACCAGGTCAATGGCTGGGAAATTAGACAG CTGTTGGACGAAGGGCTTCAGGTGTTCCCGTACCCTATGGAAAAGTCTAACTTAGATGACAACGAAGCTCTCACCTGCCCTCCTGTCGGTGTGTCTGTGACGCTGCCCGACTCTGTCGTCTTCCTGGAAGCTCCCCAAGTGGCTCGCTGGGATGCTGCAG tgAAGCAGTGGAGGATGGACAGTATCACTGACTTGTCTTATGAGGAAGAAGAGGCCAAAATCTCCTTCAAGATGGACTTCTTCCAGCCCTTTGTGCTGATGCAGGAAACTTATGCCAACCTTCCCTTCCTGAGTTGGGAGCTCAGGCCATTGGACCAAGACGCAGCTCTTTTCACCGTCAACGGGGCACTCATTGACCTCAGTATCACGATCCAG GGTAATCAGTGTATGTTGCAGTTGGAGCAAGAGAGAGGTCTCTCTCACCTCATAGGGAAGTGGATGAGTGGCCCCATCCTGCAGAGAGCCATGCTCAACGCAGGGATCAACATCTTTGTTAATGAGTACACCGACAAATACGTCATCACCTGCGGCAAG GACCCACTTACAGAACATGCTGCCTACGAACAGATGGCCCTCTTCGCCTCTGCCTGCGCTTTCACGTGGAGCAAGTGGAATGCCAAATGTGGAGCTGAGCATTTAGTCACGCAG GCGTGTGAGCACCATGGCCCTGTCCCGGTGCCTAAGGATTCGTGGAGTCTCTACCTGCTGGGTGCTCAGAGGAGTCAGAAGCTGGAAATCACAGAGAACAGTGAGGAATTCTCCCCAGATTATTATCCCGGAAGTGAGTTTCACTCCACCTTCATCCACATGCTCCAGGACAACATGAGCACTGACGGCATAGCCAGGACCAGAGAATCCAATTATCGGTTTGTTGATACAGTACAGAGCCTTCTTTGTGCCACCAGACCACTGATGTATTCATAA
- the cfap94 gene encoding protein CASC1 isoform X3: MRICFYGYLDAVELFCFSMPPKKGKSSKGGKLNKAQKAKQQQEEEERRLQEEEEARLQAEKEERERLERERKEKEQERLELKDQERREDELNELRHLLEENHTAVTTWKTDAVEKAKWERYMHCDGIPDPAVQQDLNTYISLWRDDPEVNITLVLKQCHLTLQLMEELEALLRDVTDPQECYKYQEGLINLQELIHSKHLLTTEEILKMASMNIDTETGNMQTVVKDVNITLCLWANLKKNPRFRDLNFEEAGLGFELPKQLAVSHIAVRLLHTHYDHLSLLARMAHPRMHTPSLRSLAGGEEVPADIDVPEQGETKRTGEVKEDIETQQQRVDEESAASLQSSRNGAQPAEGRVSQIQTQMEALSGKMPSPTLPDTPKRQPHHTGSVGDLTETPIVQPTMMDRSECIQVVDLMQYTPLGGVFYCDVFHLPPQAHQVNGWEIRQLLDEGLQVFPYPMEKSNLDDNEALTCPPVGVSVTLPDSVVFLEAPQVARWDAAVKQWRMDSITDLSYEEEEAKISFKMDFFQPFVLMQETYANLPFLSWELRPLDQDAALFTVNGALIDLSITIQGNQCMLQLEQERGLSHLIGKWMSGPILQRAMLNAGINIFVNEYTDKYVITCGKDPLTEHAAYEQMALFASACAFTWSKWNAKCGAEHLVTQACEHHGPVPVPKDSWSLYLLGAQRSQKLEITENSEEFSPDYYPGSEFHSTFIHMLQDNMSTDGIARTRESNYRFVDTVQSLLCATRPLMYS, encoded by the exons ATGCGCATTTGTTTCTATGGTTACCTGGACGCTGTAGAGCTTTTTTGTTTCAGCATG CCACCCAAGAAAGGAAAG TCATCAAAGGGAGGTAAGCTGAACAAGGCCCAGAAGGCGAAGCAGcagcaagaggaggaggaaagaaggCTGCAAGAGGAAG AGGAAGCACGGCTGCAAGCGGAAaaagaagagagggaaagattggaaagagagagaaaggagaaggaGCAAGAAAGGCTTGAGTTAAAG GACCAGGAGCGCCGAGAAGATGAGTTGAACGAACTCCGCCATCTACTGGAGGAGAATCATACTGCGGTAACCACATGGAAAACTGATGCCGTGGAGAAAGCCAAG TGGGAGAGATACATGCATTGTGATGGCATCCCAGACCCAGCAGTACAGCAGGATCTTAACACATATATCAGCTTATGGAGAGATGACCCAGAGGTCAACATCACACTCGTGCTCAAACAATGTCACCTCACTCTACAG CtgatggaggagctggaggCTCTGCTCAGAGATGTTACAGATCCACAAGAGTGCTACAAGTACCAGGAGGGCCTCATAAACTTGCAGGAGCTAATCCACTCTAAACACCTCCTCACCACTGAGGAGATCCTTAAG ATGGCCAGTATGAACATCGACACTGAGACAGGCAACATGCAGACTGTGGTCAAAGATGTCAACATTACACTGTGTCTCTGGGCTAACCTCAAGAAGAATCCAAG GTTTAGAGATTTAAACTTTGAGGAGGCTGGCCTGGGCTTTGAGCTTCCCAAACAGCTAGCTGTGAGCCATATCGCTGTACGGTTGCTCCACACACATTATGACCACCTGTCCTTGCTGGCCAGGATGGCTCACCCGAGAATGCACACACCCAGCCTCAG GTCTCTTGCAGGTGGTGAGGAGGTTCCAGCAGACATAGATGTACCTGAGCAGGGGGAGACAAAAAGAACGGGGGAGGTGAAGGAAGACATTGAGACCCAGCAGCAGCGAGTGGACGAGGAG AGTGCAGCCAGCCTACAGTCCAGTAGAAACGGTGCCCAGCCTGCAGAAGGCAGAGTGAGCCAGATACAGACACAGATGGAGGCACTCAGCGGTAAGATGCCCAGCCCGACACTTCCCGACACTCCTAAAAGACAGCCCCATCACACAGGAT ctgTGGGGGACTTGACTGAGACTCCCATAGTGCAGCCGACAATGATGGACCGCAGTGAGTGTATCCAGGTTGTGGACTTAATGCAGTACACACCTCTGGGTGGGGTCTTCTACTGTGACGTGTTTCACCTCCCGCCACAAGCCCACCAGGTCAATGGCTGGGAAATTAGACAG CTGTTGGACGAAGGGCTTCAGGTGTTCCCGTACCCTATGGAAAAGTCTAACTTAGATGACAACGAAGCTCTCACCTGCCCTCCTGTCGGTGTGTCTGTGACGCTGCCCGACTCTGTCGTCTTCCTGGAAGCTCCCCAAGTGGCTCGCTGGGATGCTGCAG tgAAGCAGTGGAGGATGGACAGTATCACTGACTTGTCTTATGAGGAAGAAGAGGCCAAAATCTCCTTCAAGATGGACTTCTTCCAGCCCTTTGTGCTGATGCAGGAAACTTATGCCAACCTTCCCTTCCTGAGTTGGGAGCTCAGGCCATTGGACCAAGACGCAGCTCTTTTCACCGTCAACGGGGCACTCATTGACCTCAGTATCACGATCCAG GGTAATCAGTGTATGTTGCAGTTGGAGCAAGAGAGAGGTCTCTCTCACCTCATAGGGAAGTGGATGAGTGGCCCCATCCTGCAGAGAGCCATGCTCAACGCAGGGATCAACATCTTTGTTAATGAGTACACCGACAAATACGTCATCACCTGCGGCAAG GACCCACTTACAGAACATGCTGCCTACGAACAGATGGCCCTCTTCGCCTCTGCCTGCGCTTTCACGTGGAGCAAGTGGAATGCCAAATGTGGAGCTGAGCATTTAGTCACGCAG GCGTGTGAGCACCATGGCCCTGTCCCGGTGCCTAAGGATTCGTGGAGTCTCTACCTGCTGGGTGCTCAGAGGAGTCAGAAGCTGGAAATCACAGAGAACAGTGAGGAATTCTCCCCAGATTATTATCCCGGAAGTGAGTTTCACTCCACCTTCATCCACATGCTCCAGGACAACATGAGCACTGACGGCATAGCCAGGACCAGAGAATCCAATTATCGGTTTGTTGATACAGTACAGAGCCTTCTTTGTGCCACCAGACCACTGATGTATTCATAA
- the cfap94 gene encoding protein CASC1 isoform X2, whose protein sequence is MRICFYGYLDAVELFCFSMSSKGGKLNKAQKAKQQQEEEERRLQEEEEARLQAEKEERERLERERKEKEQERLELKDQERREDELNELRHLLEENHTAVTTWKTDAVEKAKWERYMHCDGIPDPAVQQDLNTYISLWRDDPEVNITLVLKQCHLTLQLMEELEALLRDVTDPQECYKYQEGLINLQELIHSKHLLTTEEILKMASMNIDTETGNMQTVVKDVNITLCLWANLKKNPRFRDLNFEEAGLGFELPKQLAVSHIAVRLLHTHYDHLSLLARMAHPRMHTPSLRSLAGGEEVPADIDVPEQGETKRTGEVKEDIETQQQRVDEEVQSIQGFEGRKSAASLQSSRNGAQPAEGRVSQIQTQMEALSGKMPSPTLPDTPKRQPHHTGSVGDLTETPIVQPTMMDRSECIQVVDLMQYTPLGGVFYCDVFHLPPQAHQVNGWEIRQLLDEGLQVFPYPMEKSNLDDNEALTCPPVGVSVTLPDSVVFLEAPQVARWDAAVKQWRMDSITDLSYEEEEAKISFKMDFFQPFVLMQETYANLPFLSWELRPLDQDAALFTVNGALIDLSITIQGNQCMLQLEQERGLSHLIGKWMSGPILQRAMLNAGINIFVNEYTDKYVITCGKDPLTEHAAYEQMALFASACAFTWSKWNAKCGAEHLVTQACEHHGPVPVPKDSWSLYLLGAQRSQKLEITENSEEFSPDYYPGSEFHSTFIHMLQDNMSTDGIARTRESNYRFVDTVQSLLCATRPLMYS, encoded by the exons ATGCGCATTTGTTTCTATGGTTACCTGGACGCTGTAGAGCTTTTTTGTTTCAGCATG TCATCAAAGGGAGGTAAGCTGAACAAGGCCCAGAAGGCGAAGCAGcagcaagaggaggaggaaagaaggCTGCAAGAGGAAG AGGAAGCACGGCTGCAAGCGGAAaaagaagagagggaaagattggaaagagagagaaaggagaaggaGCAAGAAAGGCTTGAGTTAAAG GACCAGGAGCGCCGAGAAGATGAGTTGAACGAACTCCGCCATCTACTGGAGGAGAATCATACTGCGGTAACCACATGGAAAACTGATGCCGTGGAGAAAGCCAAG TGGGAGAGATACATGCATTGTGATGGCATCCCAGACCCAGCAGTACAGCAGGATCTTAACACATATATCAGCTTATGGAGAGATGACCCAGAGGTCAACATCACACTCGTGCTCAAACAATGTCACCTCACTCTACAG CtgatggaggagctggaggCTCTGCTCAGAGATGTTACAGATCCACAAGAGTGCTACAAGTACCAGGAGGGCCTCATAAACTTGCAGGAGCTAATCCACTCTAAACACCTCCTCACCACTGAGGAGATCCTTAAG ATGGCCAGTATGAACATCGACACTGAGACAGGCAACATGCAGACTGTGGTCAAAGATGTCAACATTACACTGTGTCTCTGGGCTAACCTCAAGAAGAATCCAAG GTTTAGAGATTTAAACTTTGAGGAGGCTGGCCTGGGCTTTGAGCTTCCCAAACAGCTAGCTGTGAGCCATATCGCTGTACGGTTGCTCCACACACATTATGACCACCTGTCCTTGCTGGCCAGGATGGCTCACCCGAGAATGCACACACCCAGCCTCAG GTCTCTTGCAGGTGGTGAGGAGGTTCCAGCAGACATAGATGTACCTGAGCAGGGGGAGACAAAAAGAACGGGGGAGGTGAAGGAAGACATTGAGACCCAGCAGCAGCGAGTGGACGAGGAGGTGCAGTCCATCCAAGGCTTTGAAGGGAGGAAG AGTGCAGCCAGCCTACAGTCCAGTAGAAACGGTGCCCAGCCTGCAGAAGGCAGAGTGAGCCAGATACAGACACAGATGGAGGCACTCAGCGGTAAGATGCCCAGCCCGACACTTCCCGACACTCCTAAAAGACAGCCCCATCACACAGGAT ctgTGGGGGACTTGACTGAGACTCCCATAGTGCAGCCGACAATGATGGACCGCAGTGAGTGTATCCAGGTTGTGGACTTAATGCAGTACACACCTCTGGGTGGGGTCTTCTACTGTGACGTGTTTCACCTCCCGCCACAAGCCCACCAGGTCAATGGCTGGGAAATTAGACAG CTGTTGGACGAAGGGCTTCAGGTGTTCCCGTACCCTATGGAAAAGTCTAACTTAGATGACAACGAAGCTCTCACCTGCCCTCCTGTCGGTGTGTCTGTGACGCTGCCCGACTCTGTCGTCTTCCTGGAAGCTCCCCAAGTGGCTCGCTGGGATGCTGCAG tgAAGCAGTGGAGGATGGACAGTATCACTGACTTGTCTTATGAGGAAGAAGAGGCCAAAATCTCCTTCAAGATGGACTTCTTCCAGCCCTTTGTGCTGATGCAGGAAACTTATGCCAACCTTCCCTTCCTGAGTTGGGAGCTCAGGCCATTGGACCAAGACGCAGCTCTTTTCACCGTCAACGGGGCACTCATTGACCTCAGTATCACGATCCAG GGTAATCAGTGTATGTTGCAGTTGGAGCAAGAGAGAGGTCTCTCTCACCTCATAGGGAAGTGGATGAGTGGCCCCATCCTGCAGAGAGCCATGCTCAACGCAGGGATCAACATCTTTGTTAATGAGTACACCGACAAATACGTCATCACCTGCGGCAAG GACCCACTTACAGAACATGCTGCCTACGAACAGATGGCCCTCTTCGCCTCTGCCTGCGCTTTCACGTGGAGCAAGTGGAATGCCAAATGTGGAGCTGAGCATTTAGTCACGCAG GCGTGTGAGCACCATGGCCCTGTCCCGGTGCCTAAGGATTCGTGGAGTCTCTACCTGCTGGGTGCTCAGAGGAGTCAGAAGCTGGAAATCACAGAGAACAGTGAGGAATTCTCCCCAGATTATTATCCCGGAAGTGAGTTTCACTCCACCTTCATCCACATGCTCCAGGACAACATGAGCACTGACGGCATAGCCAGGACCAGAGAATCCAATTATCGGTTTGTTGATACAGTACAGAGCCTTCTTTGTGCCACCAGACCACTGATGTATTCATAA